The following is a genomic window from Babesia bovis T2Bo chromosome 4 map unlocalized Chr4_1, whole genome shotgun sequence.
AAGGGATGTGCGGTTCTTGCTGGGCATTTGCCGCTGTAGGTTCTGTCGAGAGCCTCTTGAAGCGTCAAAAAACTGACGTCAGACTAAGTGAGCAAGAGCTGGTTAGTTGCCAATTGGGCAACCAGGGCTGTAACGGTGGTTACAGCGACTACGCTTTGAACTACATTAAGTTTAACGGTATCCACCGATCTGAGGAGTGGCCTTATTTGGCTGCTGATGGCAAATGCGTTGCCCATGATGGAACCAAGTACTACATCAAGGGTTACCACGCAGCCAAGGGACGCAGCGTCGCCAACCAGCTCCTTGTAATGGGACCCACTGTCGTTTACATTGCCGTTTCTGAGGACCTCATGCACTACAGCGGTGGTGTTTTCAACGGTGAATGTTCAGACAGCGAGTTGAACCATGCTGTTCTTTTGGTTGGTGAAGGTTACGACAGCGCATTGAAGAAACGTTACTGGTTGCTCAAGAACTCTTGGGGTACCAGCTGGGGAGAGGACGGTTACTTCAGGCTCGAGCGTACTAACACCCCAACTGACAAATGTGGCGTTCTTTCTTACGGTTATGTCCCATATTAAGGCAGAGTGGAGTGACTGAGGTACACTATATCTTGGCTACGAAGTTCTGAATCATAAGATTTGTAGCCTAATAACTCtcaaaatgtatatatatgtaaataaATGTCGCATTCTTctgtaatatatgttgtcaGCCTTTAGCCATTCATTGTACCTTTTGTTGGATAAGTGGAATAGAACACATCTATCGTTTTCTAGGATTTATTAGCATATTAAGTATGATCATTTCCATGTATACTTccatttgttgttgttatttATGGATTGTGCGTATGATCTCATAGTGATGGCGCCATACTCATGGTGCATAATCATTTAAACCGCACAGATTCCATAAATCCAGTGTGTACAATTTGTGTGTATTTCCATAATAATGCTTCTGCCCTCACTATGATAATGATATGTGCGAAATGTAGCTCCTATGTCTAGACCAACAAGCGATGCTTTAAATTTTTTATGAAATCAAATGGCTTCTATATGTAGACTTTTGTTACATCACAAGTATGCTGCTCCAAGTACACCTAATCTTGACGCTATAACAGCTGCTATCAATGCGAAGCTACAACCTATCTGCTTTCACATTAAGAATGACCCTAATTACTCCACTTATGTATACGACCAGCATTTTTatgtatgttattttatgTTGTTGATTTTAATATTGTCAGGGTATACTGTGTTCACCTCTATTCGAGGGCAAAAGTTACAAGGAAATAAACGCAATGGTCGAGCAGATACTGGAGCCATTAGGTATGTTGTATAGCATATTTACGATAAGTATTCTAGGTTTAAAAGGCTGTGTCCGTTTGAATTGTCAGCCTCCGTCGCGTTTCCACGTAAGTTGTGGAATCTTTTTGTTGATACGTTACAGAAACTACGTAATCACATTCGCTGGCGATGGAACGTTGATAAGTGACCTAATCCGCACCATGGTAAACACTGCGTTTGTTTATTAGTTTGGAAAAATGCCATTTACCGCCGAAAAGGAAAGATATCATGTGTAGGCATGATTCGAGAATAATCGCAGCCATCCAAAAGTAGTATCCAGCAACTGCGTGTGATTAGGCGTATGCAATGACACGCTTACCCATAGACTTTGGTGTCTCAGttgatatgtatataaacttGGTGAATCCATTCACAGGGCCTTCTCCAAGTATTGCTAGCACCAAGTAAAGCAGACACTGGTATAATCTGTTGTTCTATTTGCTACTGACTTACTAGCATTGTGTGCATTCCGTTGTAGGATTTGATGTATAGTGGGTTTTTCGTTGCTAGTGTTACGTATAGCAAATAGAAGTCCATACTGtgcattgatatatatccatgtCCGAGAACATACCACACAACTGGCGCAATGAGGATGATATTAAAGAAGCTATACAGTATTCGCATTGGGTATATTCCCATAATCTGTACGATGTTTTTTGTCCGTGTACAATACCCACAGCAAGTGCGATAACATTGATGAGGTTGAGTAATAGCGTTGCGTAAACTACGAATGTCGAGATATGGGCGATTTTTGTAAACTTTGCGGGTTTTGTTTCTAATTCATTAGCATTGTAGTGTACTAGTTTAAGGCCCTGTGTAGATTAGTGGCTTTCATACTTGAACATACCCATGGGTAGTTTAAATGTGTCCAGTCGAAGTTTGTGTTGAGGCTTTCCTCATCTTTATCTTCATTATTGGTCACAGttccatcttcttcttcattgGATGCTGCATTAACTGCGTTATCTTTGACAATCTTTTTTATTGCTGCTTTAGACAGCTTCAATACAATCCCTGTTAAAACCATTGTAGCTGGAATCTATTTTCCTTTCTACTTGGTTTCATTTGTACCTCACAAATGTATGCTATCTATATCTAAGTATTACAATGTGGTTAACGTATAGTCCGTTTATATATCTACCTGGATCTATATTTATTGAATCATGGTTACTTCGTGAAGGCTTGGGGAGTTGATTATACTTTAATGGCTATGAAATGCAGTGTTTTTACTTAATCTTTTGTGATTAGTTTTTAAAGATGTTTATGTAAGCTTATATTACGTTAATAGTCTGTTTATTAGCGATTAATCTATGGAATTTTATGAGATACTAGTTTCATCTTCGTCACAGAAGATATACCAAGCATTTTTCCTCTTAATATTTCGTCGTAGCTTCACTGTGGTACTATGTTAGTcatataatgtttttaaaaATTAAATCTTGTGCAGAAGTGCGCGATTAACTCCAAGTTTTATGTTTGGGACATGTATATTATTCTC
Proteins encoded in this region:
- a CDS encoding putative integral membrane protein — encoded protein: MVLTGIVLKLSKAAIKKIVKDNAVNAASNEEEDGTVTNNEDKDEESLNTNFDWTHLNYPWGLKLVHYNANELETKPAKFTKIAHISTFVVYATLLLNLINVIALAIMGIYPMRILYSFFNIILIAPVVCMDFYLLYVTLATKNPLYIKSYNGMHTMLCLLYLVLAILGEGPVNGFTKFIYISTETPKSMVAGYYFWMAAIILESCLHMISFLFGGKWHFSKLINKRSVYHGAD